The Arenibacter algicola region TTATGCGGCCTATACCTTAAATGATTACGCACCCGATCTTATGTTTAATGAACTAAAAGGTTTTGTAGATAGAAATAAGGAGAACCCCTTTTTTATTTATTGGGCAACCCCAATACCGCATGCGGCCATTCAAGCTCCACAAAAATGGGTGGATTATTATATTGAAAAGTTTGGGGATGAAGAGCCATATTTAGGGGAAAGAGGCTATTTTCCACACCAAAACCCCCGAGCTGGTTACGCTGCCATGGTTTCTTACCTGGATGAGAATATAGGAAAACTAGTGGCCAAGTTAAAGGAGGACGGACTATATGACAATACACTTATTATATTTACTTCAGACAATGGTCCCACTTTTAATGGTGGAACCGACTCGCCTTGGTTTGATAGTGCAAAACCTTTTAGAAGTGAGTACGGAAGAGGAAAAGGCTTTGTTTATGAAGGGGGAATTAGGGTACCTATGGTTGCAACTTGGCCCGGACAAATAAAAGCGGCCAGTAAAACGGATCACATTTCTGCACATTATGATGTTATGGCCACTTTGGCCGATGTTGCGGGTTATGAAAAACCAAGCTATACGGATGGGGTGAGTTTTTTACCCACTTTGCTTTCTCAGGAAAATCAAAAGGAGCACGATTTCCTTTATTGGGAGTTTCCGGAATATGGGGGACAGTTGGCCATTAGAATGGGCGATTGGAAGGTCGTAAAAACCCATCTTAAGGACAAAAAAAATGAGCCTACCTTGGAATTGTATAACCTTAGGACAGATATAAAGGAAACAACAAATGTGGCGGATCAACATCCGGAAATACTAGAAAAGGCAGCCAAAATTCTGGAAAGCCAGCATACCGAACCCAGCATTGAAAAGTTTAAGATCCCTAATTTAAAGTAGTAATTTGATGATTTGATAATTCGATGATTTAATGATTTGGAAATGGGTTAATTGTTCAATGGGGAAATGTACCAATGTACCAATAAATCAATTTGATAATTTGAAAATGAATTTATTTGGCTACTGGCTACTGGCTACTGGCTACTGGCTACTGGCTACTGGCTACTGGCTACTGGCTACTGCTCATTTTCCTGCCTTATTTTGGTGATTGAGCGGAGTCGAAATCACATCTTGGGGAAATGCATCAATGTACCAATGTGTTAATTTGATAATTTGGAAATGGGTTAATTGTTCAATGGGGAAATGTACCAATGTACCAATAAATCAATTTGATAATTTGAAAATGAATTTATTTGGCTACTGGCTACTGGCTACTGGCTACTGGCTACTGGCTACTGGCTACTGGCTACTGGCTACTGGCTACTGCTCATTTTCCTGCCTTATTTTGGTGATTGAGCGGAGTCGAAATCACATCTTGGGGAAATGCACCAATGTACCAATGTGTTAATTTGATAATTTGGAAATGGGTTAATTGTTCAATGGGGAAATGTACCAATGTACCAATGAATCAATTTGATAAT contains the following coding sequences:
- a CDS encoding arylsulfatase, with the protein product MKKITYLILIPLALLSCKGESKKEVLSEESRKPNIIYILADDLGYAELGAYGQEKIETPNIDALAKEGMLFTQHYTSAPVCAPARYMLLTGTHSGRAHIRGNEEWGERGEVWNYRAMAKDSVLEGQRPMPDSTITIAKKLKEVGYGTAMFGKWGLGAPHTNSIPTKMGFDFFYGYNCQRQAHTYYPLHLYKNENRVHLDNDTIAPNTKLTKGADINDPKSYAAYTLNDYAPDLMFNELKGFVDRNKENPFFIYWATPIPHAAIQAPQKWVDYYIEKFGDEEPYLGERGYFPHQNPRAGYAAMVSYLDENIGKLVAKLKEDGLYDNTLIIFTSDNGPTFNGGTDSPWFDSAKPFRSEYGRGKGFVYEGGIRVPMVATWPGQIKAASKTDHISAHYDVMATLADVAGYEKPSYTDGVSFLPTLLSQENQKEHDFLYWEFPEYGGQLAIRMGDWKVVKTHLKDKKNEPTLELYNLRTDIKETTNVADQHPEILEKAAKILESQHTEPSIEKFKIPNLK